A stretch of Synechococcus sp. MIT S9220 DNA encodes these proteins:
- a CDS encoding DUF3598 family protein produces the protein MHDPRAALLQHNSGHWKGCFIRLGSSGNEDDRFPTSLKVQERDGVIENCLTYLSSGEQRSMNFETVPFTMQVNSSGGWSLGPSAITPLAWVGELSVVHGEERRRVVARHGFHGLDQVVYIVETRQDSEPVAPAQPLQCTTRTSGNWVIWQPEPHVELLLDARDRQMGDSTACGLRWITPQGQTHQIVRRYDANGYLEPLSEADIWG, from the coding sequence ATGCATGACCCCCGCGCTGCGCTGCTGCAGCACAACAGCGGACACTGGAAGGGGTGCTTCATTCGGCTGGGCAGCAGCGGCAATGAGGACGATCGTTTCCCGACATCGCTGAAGGTGCAGGAACGCGATGGCGTGATCGAAAACTGCCTCACCTATCTCTCCTCCGGAGAGCAGCGGTCGATGAATTTCGAAACCGTGCCGTTCACGATGCAGGTGAATTCAAGTGGCGGCTGGTCACTCGGCCCGAGTGCAATCACTCCTCTGGCCTGGGTCGGTGAACTGAGCGTCGTCCATGGCGAAGAAAGGCGGCGGGTTGTTGCACGCCATGGATTTCATGGTCTTGATCAGGTGGTCTACATCGTTGAAACCAGGCAAGACAGTGAACCAGTGGCACCGGCTCAGCCTTTGCAGTGCACGACAAGGACCAGCGGCAACTGGGTGATCTGGCAACCCGAGCCGCATGTGGAGCTGTTGCTCGATGCCAGAGATCGGCAAATGGGAGATTCCACGGCCTGCGGCCTGCGCTGGATCACTCCCCAGGGGCAAACCCATCAGATCGTGCGGCGCTACGACGCCAACGGATACCTCGAGCCCCTCTCGGAGGCTGACATCTGGGGATGA
- a CDS encoding chlorophyll a/b-binding protein — protein sequence MSSSTSTQDQWYQDAAASQIKGERLVRAELLNGRVAMLGFVIGILTEALTGYGILSQITFGVLGLS from the coding sequence ATGAGTTCTTCCACGTCCACCCAAGACCAGTGGTATCAGGATGCAGCTGCGAGCCAGATCAAAGGTGAGCGACTGGTGCGCGCAGAACTGTTGAACGGCCGCGTTGCCATGCTCGGCTTCGTGATCGGAATTCTCACTGAAGCTCTGACTGGTTACGGCATCCTCAGCCAGATCACTTTCGGAGTGCTGGGCCTCAGCTGA
- a CDS encoding J domain-containing protein, with translation MGFDPRQWSPSSSTRDDRNRQNHAERVTSNVEALLRENDALRREVQRLHQQLDRLQQQQWQRPQRDADRDWNRQQPSTLVNSAQVQRWGDSLAMQPGWSALRQHGLEQLIDQLNRSSFHSQLSLSQRLDRVVSGLGTDLLAAVGGKSTKKTAAVLAAFALYGVRASEWLDEDPRRVVAELRHRHRQGQDHRQAGSSGRRTRSDQRATDREPSEQGRTGSSDARSEALSVLGLKTDASQEAIKQAFRTLVKVHHPDLGGSADAFRRVNDAYQLLMA, from the coding sequence ATGGGCTTTGATCCGCGCCAGTGGTCGCCGTCATCGTCAACCCGTGACGATCGCAACCGGCAGAACCACGCTGAACGCGTCACCAGCAATGTGGAAGCTTTGCTGCGGGAAAACGATGCTTTGCGCAGGGAGGTGCAGCGATTGCATCAGCAGCTTGATCGTTTGCAGCAGCAGCAGTGGCAGCGACCTCAGCGTGATGCGGACCGTGATTGGAACCGGCAACAACCATCAACTCTGGTGAACTCTGCGCAGGTGCAGCGCTGGGGAGATTCTTTAGCGATGCAGCCGGGTTGGAGTGCGTTGCGCCAGCACGGCCTTGAGCAGCTGATCGACCAGCTCAATCGCAGCAGCTTTCACTCTCAGCTCAGCTTGAGCCAGAGGCTTGACCGGGTGGTGAGTGGTCTTGGCACTGATCTGTTGGCTGCCGTGGGGGGAAAGTCCACGAAGAAAACCGCGGCGGTGCTGGCGGCGTTTGCCCTCTATGGGGTGCGGGCCAGTGAATGGCTTGATGAGGATCCACGCAGGGTGGTGGCGGAACTCCGTCACCGTCATCGGCAGGGCCAAGATCATCGCCAGGCAGGCAGCAGCGGTCGGCGAACACGCAGTGATCAACGAGCGACGGATCGAGAGCCAAGCGAGCAGGGGCGTACTGGATCGAGTGACGCGCGTTCCGAAGCGCTGTCGGTTCTCGGGTTGAAGACGGATGCCTCCCAGGAGGCCATCAAGCAGGCATTCCGGACGTTGGTCAAGGTGCATCATCCCGATCTGGGTGGATCGGCAGATGCTTTTCGCCGGGTTAATGACGCCTATCAGTTGCTGATGGCCTGA
- a CDS encoding TIGR03894 family protein: MADKELLREVALELWGSVKKLRPGLPRESRLELTLKALMVIGDLHDQVQAAVVVGVIAEQEPPENEPEGQDVTKSADSADSAPEVEQTPDGRRVVRRRSRSTG; this comes from the coding sequence ATGGCAGACAAGGAACTCCTCAGAGAGGTGGCGCTTGAGCTTTGGGGCTCAGTCAAGAAGCTGCGTCCAGGCCTACCAAGGGAGTCTCGGCTTGAGCTCACGCTCAAAGCCTTGATGGTGATAGGCGATCTGCATGACCAGGTGCAGGCGGCTGTGGTGGTTGGCGTGATTGCTGAACAGGAACCTCCTGAGAATGAGCCTGAAGGGCAGGATGTGACCAAGTCGGCAGACTCGGCAGACTCCGCTCCTGAAGTCGAACAAACACCTGACGGTCGCCGAGTGGTGCGTCGCCGCTCCCGCTCCACCGGTTGA
- a CDS encoding high light inducible protein has translation MDNAKFGFSAFAEQWNGRLAMMGFVIGLGTELLTGQGILSQVGLG, from the coding sequence ATGGACAACGCAAAATTTGGTTTCTCCGCCTTCGCTGAGCAGTGGAACGGCCGTCTGGCAATGATGGGTTTCGTGATCGGTCTCGGCACCGAGCTTCTGACCGGTCAGGGAATCCTTTCCCAGGTTGGCCTCGGTTGA
- a CDS encoding PhzF family phenazine biosynthesis protein, which yields MTGTIPIEQVAAFAEGPFQGNPAAVCPLQTWLPGQLMQAIASENNLSETAFYVGSEGHYELRWFTPSCEVDLCGHATLAAGHVAFQREPNLKIVQFSSNSGPLTVRRNGQQLTLDFPLQPGEPCATPTGLHQILGTNVIACLQAMDLMVVVADEREVEAIKPDSEAVAALPGRGLIVTAPGSDSGVDFVSRFFAPSCGIAEDPATGSAHCTLAPYWADRLDRASLVARQLSARGGLLHCALADERVLISGRVIPYLSGVIHIDG from the coding sequence ATGACAGGGACGATCCCAATCGAACAGGTCGCCGCCTTTGCGGAAGGGCCGTTTCAGGGCAACCCTGCCGCTGTCTGCCCATTGCAGACCTGGCTACCGGGTCAGCTGATGCAGGCGATCGCCTCTGAGAACAATCTTTCCGAGACCGCCTTTTATGTGGGCAGCGAAGGGCACTATGAGCTTCGCTGGTTCACTCCAAGCTGCGAGGTGGATCTCTGTGGCCACGCCACTTTGGCTGCTGGCCATGTCGCGTTCCAGCGTGAACCCAACCTCAAGATTGTGCAGTTCAGCTCCAACAGCGGACCACTGACGGTTCGCCGCAATGGACAGCAGCTCACTCTCGACTTCCCACTGCAGCCGGGGGAACCGTGCGCCACCCCGACCGGACTCCATCAGATCCTTGGCACCAACGTCATTGCCTGTCTGCAGGCCATGGATCTGATGGTGGTGGTCGCAGATGAGCGTGAGGTCGAGGCGATCAAGCCTGATTCGGAAGCTGTCGCCGCTCTTCCTGGACGGGGTCTGATCGTCACAGCACCAGGGTCAGACTCGGGCGTTGATTTCGTCAGCCGGTTCTTCGCTCCGTCATGCGGCATCGCAGAAGATCCCGCGACCGGTTCAGCACATTGCACCCTGGCGCCTTACTGGGCTGATCGACTCGATCGCGCAAGCCTGGTTGCCCGTCAGCTTTCAGCTCGAGGGGGACTGCTTCACTGCGCATTGGCGGATGAAAGAGTGTTGATCAGCGGCCGTGTGATCCCTTATCTCAGTGGCGTGATTCACATCGATGGATAA
- a CDS encoding SDR family oxidoreductase, with protein sequence MATSLVTGANRGIGLAYCQQLHTRGDKVIAVCRQSSDELDALGVRVESGIELTSPDSIAALVNGLAGQQLDTVILNAGILQSMGLNDLDPDGIRQQFEVNALAPLLLARALIPLMPEGSKLVLMTSRMGSIEDNSSGGSYGYRMSKVALNIAGKSLAVDLQSQGISVAILHPGLVKTRMIRFNPNGISPEDSVNGLIARIDELTLENSGSFWHANGTVLPW encoded by the coding sequence TTGGCGACTTCTCTGGTGACCGGTGCCAACAGGGGAATCGGTCTTGCTTATTGCCAACAGCTGCACACGCGTGGAGACAAGGTGATCGCGGTCTGCCGTCAGTCCAGCGACGAGCTGGACGCCCTTGGCGTACGGGTTGAATCAGGGATTGAACTCACCAGCCCAGATTCGATCGCTGCGTTGGTCAACGGACTGGCCGGCCAACAGCTGGACACCGTGATTCTCAATGCAGGGATCCTGCAGTCGATGGGGCTGAACGACCTGGACCCGGATGGCATCCGCCAGCAGTTCGAGGTCAATGCATTGGCTCCTCTTTTGCTTGCCAGGGCGTTGATTCCGTTGATGCCTGAAGGATCAAAACTGGTGCTGATGACCAGCCGCATGGGGTCGATCGAAGACAACAGCTCAGGGGGCTCTTACGGCTACAGGATGTCGAAAGTGGCGCTGAATATTGCTGGCAAATCGCTCGCAGTAGACCTGCAGAGCCAAGGCATTTCCGTGGCGATACTGCATCCTGGCCTGGTCAAGACTCGGATGATCAGATTCAACCCCAATGGCATCAGCCCGGAGGACTCTGTTAACGGACTGATTGCACGAATTGATGAACTGACTCTTGAGAACAGTGGCAGCTTTTGGCACGCCAACGGCACAGTGCTGCCTTGGTAA
- a CDS encoding DUF4278 domain-containing protein, protein MTLTYRGQKYAQNTAVAKSSERPELVYRGQKVAR, encoded by the coding sequence ATGACACTGACCTATCGCGGCCAGAAGTACGCGCAGAACACCGCTGTCGCCAAAAGCAGCGAGCGTCCTGAACTCGTGTACCGGGGCCAGAAAGTGGCCAGATGA
- a CDS encoding glycosyl hydrolase family 57 has protein sequence MAIQSAHHPVICGREQELRTLMQNSTRNWPSTEHGAQGLKSAFACALHMHQPTVPAGPNGALISHLQYMLEHPNEGDNHNAEPFAECYRRMATLIPELIREGCNPRIMLDYSGNLLWGVTQMQRRDITEALRYLACDAEMERHVEWLGTFWSHAVAPSTPIPDLTLQISAWQHQFADLFGDAALQRVRGFSLPEMHLPNHPDTLFALVNSLLEAGYRWLLVQEHSVEQLDGSPLSSQQRFVPNRLVARSCSGEEVSITALIKTQGSDTKLVGQMQPCEEACGLSRQRLGNVEIPSLVSQIADGENGGVMMNEFPEAFRQANRRIRDSEPDTAALNGSEYLEQLEAMGLKTSDHPRIQAVHQHRLWQRAGDSGDVESVATSIDELSSANDGFSMEGASWTNNLSWVEGYDNVLQPMQRFSARFHQQFDQQLSEQPGLSQSPAYRDALMHLLLLETSCFRYWGQGQWTQYATDIYDQGMRLLNRYCA, from the coding sequence ATGGCGATCCAGTCAGCACACCACCCTGTGATCTGTGGAAGAGAGCAGGAGCTGCGCACTTTGATGCAGAACTCGACCCGGAACTGGCCATCAACCGAGCACGGAGCTCAGGGGCTGAAATCGGCCTTCGCCTGTGCGCTGCATATGCATCAACCCACGGTGCCCGCAGGTCCCAATGGAGCGTTGATCTCACACCTGCAGTACATGCTGGAACACCCCAATGAAGGCGATAACCACAACGCTGAACCCTTCGCTGAGTGCTACAGGCGCATGGCGACGCTGATCCCGGAGTTGATCAGAGAGGGCTGTAATCCGCGGATCATGCTCGATTACTCAGGAAATCTTCTCTGGGGCGTCACGCAGATGCAACGCCGAGACATCACCGAAGCTCTTCGTTACCTGGCCTGTGATGCCGAGATGGAAAGACACGTGGAATGGCTGGGCACGTTCTGGAGCCATGCCGTTGCGCCCTCCACGCCCATTCCAGATCTGACTCTGCAAATCAGCGCATGGCAACACCAGTTCGCCGACCTATTTGGCGACGCCGCTCTCCAGCGCGTGCGTGGGTTCTCACTGCCGGAAATGCACCTGCCCAATCACCCGGACACCCTGTTTGCGCTGGTGAACAGCCTGCTCGAAGCTGGTTATCGCTGGCTGCTCGTTCAGGAACACAGCGTGGAACAGCTGGATGGATCTCCCCTCAGTTCCCAGCAACGTTTTGTTCCCAACAGGCTGGTGGCTCGTTCCTGCTCAGGCGAGGAAGTCAGCATCACAGCCTTGATCAAGACCCAGGGATCCGACACCAAACTCGTCGGGCAAATGCAACCGTGTGAGGAAGCGTGTGGTCTCAGTCGCCAACGACTTGGCAACGTTGAGATTCCCTCTCTCGTCAGCCAGATCGCAGACGGAGAGAATGGTGGTGTGATGATGAATGAATTTCCGGAAGCCTTCCGTCAAGCCAATCGCCGCATTCGCGACAGCGAACCAGACACAGCCGCACTCAATGGATCGGAATACCTCGAACAACTCGAGGCAATGGGACTGAAGACGAGTGACCATCCCCGCATCCAAGCCGTGCACCAACATCGGTTATGGCAGAGGGCGGGTGACTCGGGTGACGTGGAAAGCGTTGCCACAAGTATCGATGAGCTCAGCTCAGCCAACGACGGTTTTTCCATGGAGGGTGCTTCATGGACCAACAACCTCAGCTGGGTTGAGGGATACGACAACGTGCTCCAACCGATGCAGCGCTTCAGCGCAAGATTTCACCAACAGTTCGATCAGCAGCTCTCTGAACAGCCAGGCTTGTCGCAATCACCTGCCTACCGAGATGCACTGATGCATCTCCTGCTGCTAGAAACCAGCTGCTTTAGGTACTGGGGGCAGGGTCAATGGACCCAGTACGCAACTGACATCTACGATCAAGGGATGCGGCTATTGAATCGATATTGTGCCTAA
- a CDS encoding peptidoglycan recognition family protein, translated as MRSLPYQYAISLVIGLCSCSLLDGDSGGKGVSGTVAGVPPSLDRPPLMRLGDSRVAAASLEVIQACEQRLGLAAEDVQLAHPTNFGERKVRDSWGRVLQVKPMVIVLHETVISEPQALGLFQTNHPDDDQQVSYHMLIGRDGRRVRIVPDQKRAYGSGMSAFGDITMRDRPGSVGSINNIALHLSLVTPSDGRGDSHGHSGYTNAQYKSLAEQVLLWQATFGIPITRLTTHAAVDRSRSRYDPRSFRWDRFDPHYNHAAELCGLNQFNNEQAGP; from the coding sequence ATGAGATCACTGCCGTATCAGTACGCGATTTCACTGGTGATTGGCCTTTGCAGCTGTTCGCTTTTGGACGGCGATTCCGGCGGCAAAGGTGTTTCTGGCACGGTTGCTGGAGTTCCGCCATCTCTGGATCGGCCTCCTCTGATGCGCCTGGGAGACAGCCGTGTCGCTGCTGCGTCGTTGGAGGTGATTCAGGCCTGTGAACAGCGTCTTGGCCTTGCTGCGGAAGATGTTCAGTTGGCTCACCCAACCAATTTCGGAGAACGCAAGGTCAGGGATTCGTGGGGACGCGTGTTGCAGGTGAAGCCGATGGTGATCGTGCTGCACGAAACAGTGATCAGCGAGCCTCAGGCCCTTGGCCTGTTTCAGACCAACCATCCGGACGATGATCAACAGGTGAGTTATCACATGCTGATTGGCCGGGATGGGCGGCGTGTGCGGATTGTTCCTGATCAGAAGCGAGCCTACGGCAGCGGCATGTCGGCCTTCGGTGACATCACGATGCGGGATCGGCCCGGCAGTGTGGGATCGATCAACAACATCGCTTTGCATCTCAGCTTGGTGACGCCGTCGGATGGTCGCGGCGACTCACATGGCCATTCTGGTTACACGAACGCGCAATACAAATCGCTCGCAGAGCAGGTGTTGCTTTGGCAAGCGACATTCGGGATCCCCATCACGCGCCTGACCACGCATGCGGCCGTGGATCGAAGTCGCAGTCGATATGACCCGCGCAGTTTCCGTTGGGATCGCTTTGACCCTCATTACAACCACGCAGCAGAGCTCTGTGGGCTCAATCAGTTCAATAACGAGCAGGCAGGTCCGTGA
- a CDS encoding N-acetylmuramoyl-L-alanine amidase-like domain-containing protein, with the protein MDFTALLFAGLTTLSLSVGQQESGIIPSGNLQKLPAVGATSSLFQSIEESVVVEGTRSKFQRARSLIRGLPVNQAMARLAEFFLGSPYLAMSLDQSGREQLRLDLTQFDCMLFVEQLLAIVSADSFDGFAELTRRLRYRNGEISYCTRQHYFHDWVGSAQLQGLLEASSAWPGQARRYLSLNFMSSHRDRYPALQSPALFDCIDALEQGRRIDQHYLPLAALNDALPSLQSGDIFAVATRVEGLDVSHTGVLVRDGSRLDAIHAAPGRGVMRSRSFTTYLRSVPDAIGAVIVRPQRVKSVSFLRQ; encoded by the coding sequence GTGGACTTCACTGCGCTGCTCTTCGCCGGGCTGACAACGCTTTCTCTTTCTGTTGGTCAGCAGGAATCGGGGATCATTCCGTCAGGCAATCTTCAGAAACTGCCTGCTGTTGGAGCCACGTCCAGCTTGTTCCAATCCATTGAAGAGAGCGTTGTTGTAGAAGGCACCAGGTCAAAATTTCAACGGGCTCGATCCCTGATACGAGGATTGCCTGTGAATCAGGCGATGGCCCGTCTCGCTGAGTTCTTTCTTGGCAGCCCCTATTTGGCTATGTCTCTCGATCAATCCGGTCGAGAACAGTTGCGTCTCGACCTGACTCAGTTCGATTGCATGCTGTTTGTTGAACAGCTGCTCGCCATCGTGTCGGCTGATTCGTTTGATGGTTTCGCTGAACTGACCAGGCGCCTTCGCTACCGAAACGGCGAGATCAGTTATTGCACACGTCAGCATTATTTCCACGACTGGGTTGGCTCGGCGCAGCTTCAGGGATTGCTTGAGGCGTCTTCCGCCTGGCCTGGGCAGGCCAGGCGTTATCTGTCGCTCAATTTCATGTCGAGCCATCGCGATCGATACCCCGCCCTGCAATCGCCTGCTTTGTTTGATTGCATCGATGCGCTGGAGCAGGGAAGGCGGATTGATCAGCATTACCTGCCGCTTGCGGCGCTCAATGATGCGCTTCCCAGTCTTCAGTCCGGCGATATTTTTGCTGTGGCAACGCGGGTCGAAGGTCTTGATGTGAGCCACACCGGGGTTCTGGTTCGAGATGGTTCTCGGCTGGATGCCATCCATGCAGCCCCCGGTCGAGGCGTGATGCGTTCGCGATCATTCACCACTTACCTTCGCTCAGTGCCTGACGCAATCGGTGCAGTCATCGTGAGGCCGCAAAGGGTCAAGTCAGTTTCATTTCTGCGGCAATGA
- a CDS encoding cytochrome P450, translating to MSVATCPSTGAVTGLRETLDFFSDPGFASKRFAAHGDVFETRLLAQRIVFIQGERAISDLLKQGAALEGWWPDSVRQLLGSRSLANRSGSAHKARRRVVGQLFSSGALCRYTPSIQCLIEELIHELQESETPQPLAARMRRFAFAVIATTVLGLDASDRDALFADFEIWTQALFSIPLAIPGSPFARALAARERLLTRLKTVLQHSDSSQGGLDLLSGGLDEVDMPLDDDDLVEQLLLLLFAGYETTASSLSCLFRALLLNPDVEQWLLPELLSSHWPFEASHRSPRLNATVLEVMRLTPPVGGFFRRNLQPIRLADVEIPQDRVIQVVLGSRTAEDSSDIAAFRPQRHLDGSFTQTLLPFGGGERVCLGKALAELEIRLMTVGLIQKLQLRLVPDQDLSLKQIPSPTPRDGLVVSVTPRQ from the coding sequence ATGAGCGTCGCGACATGTCCCAGCACCGGTGCTGTCACGGGCCTCAGGGAAACGCTCGACTTCTTCAGTGACCCTGGCTTCGCCAGCAAACGCTTTGCAGCCCATGGCGATGTCTTTGAGACCCGCCTGCTGGCTCAGCGCATCGTGTTCATCCAGGGTGAACGGGCCATTTCCGATCTGCTGAAGCAGGGAGCAGCCCTCGAGGGTTGGTGGCCAGACAGCGTGCGTCAACTGCTCGGCAGCCGGTCGCTGGCCAACCGCAGCGGCTCCGCTCACAAAGCCCGCCGCCGCGTGGTGGGGCAGCTGTTTTCCAGCGGTGCACTCTGCCGCTACACCCCATCGATCCAGTGTTTGATCGAGGAACTGATCCATGAGCTGCAGGAGTCTGAGACTCCGCAGCCTCTGGCCGCCAGGATGCGACGCTTCGCGTTCGCAGTGATCGCCACCACCGTGCTGGGGCTGGACGCCAGCGATCGCGATGCTCTGTTCGCTGATTTCGAGATCTGGACCCAGGCCCTGTTCTCCATTCCACTGGCGATACCGGGAAGTCCCTTTGCCCGGGCACTGGCTGCACGGGAGCGGTTGCTCACCCGCCTGAAAACGGTGCTGCAACACAGCGACTCCAGCCAGGGAGGGCTGGATCTGCTCAGCGGCGGGCTCGATGAAGTCGACATGCCACTGGATGACGACGACCTCGTGGAGCAGTTATTGCTGCTGTTGTTCGCTGGTTATGAGACAACGGCATCATCACTGAGCTGTCTGTTCCGTGCTCTGCTGCTCAACCCAGACGTGGAGCAATGGCTTCTGCCAGAGCTGCTGTCATCACACTGGCCTTTCGAGGCCTCGCATCGATCACCCCGCCTGAATGCCACGGTTCTGGAAGTGATGCGGCTCACGCCACCGGTGGGAGGTTTTTTTCGCCGCAATCTGCAGCCGATCCGGTTGGCCGATGTGGAGATTCCCCAGGATCGGGTGATTCAGGTGGTGCTGGGTTCCAGAACCGCAGAGGATTCATCTGACATCGCCGCATTCAGGCCGCAGCGCCATCTGGATGGGTCGTTCACTCAAACCCTGCTGCCCTTCGGAGGCGGTGAGCGGGTCTGCCTGGGCAAGGCCCTGGCCGAACTGGAGATCAGGCTGATGACCGTGGGGCTGATCCAGAAGCTGCAGCTGCGTCTCGTGCCCGATCAAGATCTCTCGTTGAAGCAGATTCCCAGCCCGACCCCTCGTGACGGGCTGGTGGTGAGCGTGACACCACGCCAATGA